A window from Streptomyces subrutilus encodes these proteins:
- a CDS encoding ATP-binding cassette domain-containing protein — translation MTDTQARSLTAPHPRAPLGERLGNRLRRRRRPAPEPLPAWTLGSERHEDRADGLLTMARTLPRLMRITLSLAWRADRTALLRLVGLQLAAGALTAAALHMTRTALAALFAAGAPLDRLDRAELALLALAAVAAARSLTSAATVATTARLGPRVDGRAELAYLDAATRVPLAAYDDTAWCDHGDAANRAAKDAHTLVESLVALTGAALGITAAAGILAALDPLLLPLLLLAVLPRAWAAARAAQAAHRADRHAVGDRRTRHILMYLAAGRSTALDVRAGTMRPWLLSQYQTVSRRLEQHTARIGADTARRQLAGDTLAGAATLAVYGALLWLTVHGRIPTADAATALIAVQTSRALLTGMATGLTTTYRMGLYLEDWSAFLADATARTTLPAAPAPVPANPVVIRADRVAFTYAGASTPVLTDISLTVRRGEILAIVGHNGAGKSTLAKLLAGLYAPTSGAVTWDTTDLATVDPDELYSRLAMLPQDIARWQATLRENVTLGQGDQSDAAVLAAARAGGATEVIDSLPDGLDTPIRPAQSGGRDLSGGQWQRIAAARAYARTNAPLLICDEPTSALDPRAEQAAYDRIRELAADRTVILITHRLGSTQHADRIIVLDHGRIIEEGNHDSLLAAGGEYATMWTTQARAYTPAATRRA, via the coding sequence GTGACAGACACACAAGCCCGCTCCCTGACCGCCCCGCACCCCCGCGCGCCCCTCGGGGAGCGGCTCGGCAACCGGCTGCGCCGCCGACGGCGACCGGCCCCCGAACCGCTCCCCGCGTGGACACTCGGCAGCGAACGCCACGAGGACCGTGCCGACGGCCTGCTCACGATGGCCCGCACCCTGCCCCGCCTGATGCGGATCACCCTGTCCTTGGCCTGGCGGGCCGACCGCACCGCCCTGCTGCGCCTGGTCGGCCTCCAACTCGCCGCCGGCGCGCTCACCGCCGCGGCGCTGCACATGACCCGGACCGCCCTCGCCGCGCTGTTCGCCGCCGGCGCGCCCCTGGACCGCCTCGACCGCGCCGAACTCGCCCTGCTGGCCCTGGCCGCCGTCGCCGCCGCCCGCTCCCTGACGTCCGCCGCGACCGTCGCGACGACCGCCCGCCTCGGCCCGCGCGTCGACGGCCGCGCCGAACTCGCCTACCTCGACGCCGCCACCCGCGTCCCCCTCGCCGCCTACGACGACACCGCCTGGTGCGACCACGGCGACGCCGCCAACCGCGCCGCCAAGGACGCCCACACCCTCGTCGAATCCCTCGTCGCCCTCACCGGCGCCGCGCTCGGCATCACCGCCGCCGCCGGAATCCTCGCCGCCCTCGACCCGCTGCTGCTGCCGCTGTTGCTCCTCGCGGTCCTGCCCCGCGCCTGGGCCGCCGCCCGCGCCGCCCAGGCCGCCCACCGCGCCGACCGGCACGCCGTCGGCGACCGCCGCACCCGCCACATCCTCATGTACCTCGCCGCCGGCCGCAGCACCGCCCTCGACGTCCGCGCCGGCACCATGCGGCCCTGGCTCCTCTCCCAGTACCAGACCGTCAGCCGCCGCCTGGAGCAGCACACCGCCCGCATCGGCGCCGACACCGCCCGCCGCCAGCTCGCAGGCGACACCCTCGCCGGCGCCGCCACCCTCGCCGTCTACGGCGCCCTGCTGTGGCTGACCGTCCACGGCCGGATTCCCACCGCGGACGCCGCAACCGCCCTCATCGCCGTCCAGACCAGCCGCGCCCTGCTGACCGGCATGGCCACCGGCCTGACCACCACCTACCGCATGGGCCTCTACCTGGAGGACTGGTCCGCCTTCCTCGCGGACGCCACAGCCCGCACCACGCTCCCGGCCGCCCCCGCGCCGGTTCCCGCGAACCCGGTGGTCATCCGCGCCGACCGCGTCGCCTTCACGTACGCGGGCGCGTCCACGCCCGTCCTCACCGACATCTCCCTGACCGTCCGCCGGGGAGAGATCCTCGCCATCGTCGGCCACAACGGCGCCGGCAAGTCGACCCTGGCCAAACTCCTCGCCGGGCTCTACGCCCCTACCAGCGGGGCCGTCACCTGGGACACCACCGACCTCGCCACCGTCGACCCCGACGAGCTGTACTCCCGCCTCGCGATGCTGCCCCAGGACATCGCCCGCTGGCAGGCCACCCTCCGCGAGAACGTCACCCTCGGCCAAGGCGACCAGAGCGACGCCGCCGTCCTCGCCGCGGCCCGCGCCGGCGGCGCCACCGAGGTCATCGACTCCCTGCCCGACGGCCTCGACACCCCCATCCGCCCTGCCCAGTCCGGCGGCCGCGACCTCTCCGGCGGCCAGTGGCAGCGCATCGCCGCAGCCCGCGCCTACGCCCGCACGAACGCACCCCTGCTGATCTGCGACGAACCCACCAGTGCACTGGACCCCCGAGCCGAGCAGGCCGCCTACGACCGCATCCGCGAACTCGCCGCCGACCGGACCGTCATCCTCATCACCCACCGCCTCGGCTCCACCCAGCACGCGGACCGCATCATCGTCCTCGACCACGGCCGCATTATCGAAGAAGGCAACCACGACAGCCTCCTGGCCGCAGGCGGCGAGTACGCGACCATGTGGACCACCCAGGCCCGCGCATACACTCCAGCAGCAACACGAAGGGCATGA
- a CDS encoding helix-turn-helix domain-containing protein, which translates to MSTDPLWNTGPVQSLVRKQDAGGLVRTGRHARGWRQADLGARLRCSPSTVSRLESGRLADLTLLRRAAGEIGVPVELLAASLGLRAGPGPRVAADPLPVLEDPMRRRTVIAAVGLAAPLSLVGGLEAALALTPDPTGSPIPLDARLTTARGLFDAGRHPELLDTLPALLGDAHHQAAAHRRDLDYARLSSAYTLAATVLNKLGEYRQSRLTADRAATYAEVSGSPLAAAAAARELAAVLRHQGQETAAQRHIQAAVARVGATGLTTDAQASAYAQMLASTAYTAAIADDRDQALAMIREAARAARDLPDQAPAGRLFPITPAAIDLYAVGVHWSLGDAGAALEAGKGLHPGQFATAERKGRMHTDLARAWHLRDRPEQAAAELLKAARVSLSEVRDRPPIRQIATELHSRHPHTTGVRELAAMITPAR; encoded by the coding sequence ATGAGTACCGACCCGCTCTGGAACACCGGCCCGGTCCAGTCCCTGGTGCGGAAACAGGACGCCGGCGGCCTCGTCCGCACAGGACGACACGCCCGCGGCTGGCGCCAAGCCGACCTCGGCGCCCGCCTGCGCTGCTCACCATCCACCGTCTCCCGCCTCGAATCCGGCCGCCTCGCCGACCTCACCCTGCTGCGGCGAGCCGCGGGCGAAATCGGCGTCCCCGTCGAACTGCTGGCCGCCTCCTTAGGGCTGAGGGCTGGCCCCGGCCCTAGAGTTGCTGCTGATCCGTTGCCTGTCCTGGAGGACCCGATGCGCCGCCGCACCGTCATCGCCGCCGTCGGCCTCGCCGCCCCCCTCTCGCTCGTCGGCGGCCTGGAAGCGGCGTTGGCCCTCACCCCCGACCCCACCGGTTCCCCCATCCCGCTCGACGCCCGCCTCACCACCGCCCGGGGCCTCTTCGACGCCGGCCGCCACCCCGAACTCCTGGACACCCTGCCCGCGCTCCTCGGCGACGCCCACCACCAGGCCGCCGCCCACCGCCGCGACCTCGACTACGCCCGCCTGTCCTCCGCCTACACCCTCGCGGCCACCGTCCTGAACAAGCTCGGCGAGTACCGGCAGTCCCGACTGACCGCGGACCGGGCCGCGACCTACGCCGAAGTCTCCGGCTCACCCCTCGCGGCCGCGGCCGCCGCCCGCGAACTCGCCGCCGTCCTGCGCCACCAAGGCCAGGAAACCGCGGCGCAGCGCCACATCCAGGCGGCTGTCGCCCGTGTCGGGGCCACCGGCCTGACCACGGACGCCCAGGCCTCCGCCTATGCGCAGATGCTCGCGTCCACCGCGTACACCGCGGCGATCGCCGACGACCGCGACCAGGCCCTCGCCATGATCCGCGAAGCCGCCCGCGCCGCCCGTGACCTTCCCGACCAGGCGCCGGCCGGCCGTCTGTTCCCCATCACTCCGGCCGCCATCGACCTGTACGCCGTCGGCGTCCACTGGTCCCTCGGCGACGCCGGCGCCGCACTGGAGGCCGGGAAGGGCCTGCACCCGGGCCAGTTCGCCACCGCGGAACGCAAGGGCCGCATGCACACCGACCTCGCACGCGCCTGGCACCTGAGGGACAGGCCCGAGCAGGCCGCCGCCGAACTCCTCAAGGCCGCCCGCGTCTCCCTCTCCGAGGTACGGGACCGGCCCCCCATCCGGCAGATCGCCACCGAACTCCACAGCCGCCACCCCCACACCACCGGGGTCCGCGAACTCGCAGCGATGATCACCCCCGCCCGGTAA
- a CDS encoding methyltransferase domain-containing protein: MNLDDRRLALTEAMDTQGLWPADSEWVRRAILETVPRHQFAPDRLWRWDGTSYGPVDRAADPERWADLVYARPYDSAVTQVLDGLPSSSLSCVSVVADMLDSLVLEPGHRVLEVGAGAGWNAGLLAARAGAGRVTAVEVDESLAAAARERLDAAGLGVAVHSGDGNAGWPAAAPYDRLIATYAVDEVPWAWIEQTRPGGRIVFPWGRLGHFALTVADDGKSATGWVQGLGMFMPSRGTDQGRQHHTIRDTAAAREATAERDPRPLADPTLLFALRVSHPDIRITTDTDTGQQFTVELHDGVGSWATTTTSSTGTTTAHEGGPRHLLTEVEAGRRHWEERGSPTFWDFGMTVTPEGQHIWIGEAEAGVYVAPLPLQL, translated from the coding sequence ATGAATCTCGATGACCGTCGGCTCGCGCTGACGGAAGCCATGGACACCCAGGGCTTGTGGCCGGCGGACTCCGAGTGGGTTCGCCGCGCCATCCTGGAGACCGTTCCCCGCCATCAGTTCGCCCCCGATCGGCTGTGGAGGTGGGACGGCACCTCGTACGGGCCCGTCGACCGGGCCGCGGACCCGGAGCGCTGGGCGGATCTCGTCTACGCGCGGCCCTACGACTCGGCCGTCACGCAGGTTCTGGACGGGCTGCCCAGCTCCAGCCTGTCGTGTGTCTCCGTCGTCGCCGACATGCTCGACTCCCTGGTCCTGGAGCCCGGTCACCGCGTGCTGGAGGTCGGCGCCGGCGCGGGCTGGAACGCCGGACTCCTCGCCGCCCGCGCCGGCGCCGGGAGGGTCACCGCCGTGGAGGTGGACGAGTCCCTCGCCGCCGCGGCCCGGGAACGGCTCGATGCGGCTGGGCTCGGGGTCGCCGTGCACAGCGGCGACGGCAACGCCGGATGGCCGGCCGCAGCCCCGTACGACCGTCTGATCGCCACGTACGCCGTGGACGAGGTCCCGTGGGCGTGGATCGAGCAGACCAGACCCGGCGGCCGGATCGTGTTCCCCTGGGGCCGCCTGGGCCACTTCGCGCTCACCGTCGCCGACGACGGGAAGTCCGCCACCGGCTGGGTGCAGGGCCTGGGGATGTTCATGCCCAGCCGGGGGACCGACCAGGGCCGCCAGCACCACACCATCCGCGACACCGCGGCCGCCCGCGAGGCCACCGCCGAACGGGACCCGCGCCCGCTGGCCGACCCGACCCTGCTGTTCGCCCTCCGCGTCTCCCACCCCGACATCCGCATCACCACCGACACCGACACCGGGCAGCAGTTCACCGTCGAACTTCACGACGGCGTCGGCTCCTGGGCCACGACCACCACGAGCAGCACCGGAACGACCACGGCGCACGAAGGCGGCCCCCGTCACCTCCTGACGGAAGTCGAAGCCGGCCGACGGCACTGGGAAGAACGCGGAAGCCCGACCTTCTGGGACTTCGGCATGACCGTCACGCCCGAAGGGCAACACATCTGGATTGGCGAGGCGGAGGCTGGCGTCTACGTCGCGCCCCTGCCTCTCCAGCTATAG
- a CDS encoding DUF397 domain-containing protein, giving the protein MNTHTPSYRLAPAAAWKKSSYSDGTGNNCVEVLDQNGAIYVRDSKNTAGPALPLGSAAFSGLLSLARTDSSVL; this is encoded by the coding sequence ATCAATACTCACACCCCGTCCTACCGGCTCGCACCCGCAGCCGCCTGGAAGAAGTCGTCATACAGCGACGGCACCGGCAACAACTGCGTCGAGGTGCTCGACCAGAACGGCGCGATTTACGTGCGCGACTCCAAGAACACAGCTGGTCCCGCGCTGCCACTGGGCTCTGCGGCATTCTCAGGGCTGCTGTCCCTTGCACGAACGGACAGCTCGGTCCTGTAG